The following coding sequences lie in one Aspergillus luchuensis IFO 4308 DNA, chromosome 8, nearly complete sequence genomic window:
- a CDS encoding F-box protein (COG:S;~EggNog:ENOG410PX3W;~InterPro:IPR036047,IPR032675;~go_function: GO:0005515 - protein binding [Evidence IEA]) — protein MGSIPKDTLYLPIVVVDEILEYLDLETIKSLRLTDRTWSQLCLGPRFKSFMRHQSTDLTPRSLESLSALSCHDIMRPAVKDLTIIAAVYDSFLLQKVLRTSRCEDEDSIPWITARDCTMDEVVQAEADLAWLEEESARHQLAHEDHAVPTLTAILNNFGMLNFIAMEAKGTYSPRPDLFRSRGDWYAVWCKATQVYHIAMSAIAKSTIELNSLTVFRSPIRSAIPTNEITAHMLTLDKAACTFTSGQSIKNFSIDLSTRVDANSERLSKRKAEMERWERETRRSWHGLRPGALLASHDPEVNFENNYPGVARLLQNMPNLETLTLKLRCTVIGDVSLYHRLFEYIASKVRLRRLRRLHLLGIYATSDSLLEFLRNHPDLEILWLEKVNLVSGLWEPVFTQIRKMPSLTRVVLASISEAGQALNLRPAEDNDDRSDPSNTNYYLCTRGVFVHRREFDACDIQKGFQFSTEYQGAPQGTHGFTSFLVFDQEHYGLP, from the coding sequence ATGGGATCTATCCCAAAGGATACTTTGTATCTCCCGATTGTTGTGGTGGACGAGATCCTCGAGTACCTCGACCTGGAAACCATCAAATCCCTTCGATTAACCGACAGAACATGGAGTCAACTATGCTTGGGCCCACGCTTCAAATCATTTATGCGCCACCAATCTACTGATCTGACCCCACGGAGCCTGGAGTCCCTCAGTGCTCTCTCCTGCCATGACATCATGCGCCCAGCTGTCAAGGATTTGACTATAATCGCAGCAGTCTACGACAGTTTTCTCCTCCAGAAGGTTCTCAGGACCAGTCGATGCGAAGATGAGGATAGTATTCCCTGGATAACAGCAAGAGATTGTACCATGGATGAGGTGGTCCAAGCAGAGGCAGATCTAGCATGGTTGGAGGAAGAGTCTGCGAGACACCAGCTCGCCCATGAAGACCACGCCGTGCCGACACTGACAGCCATATTAAACAATTTTGGAATGCTTAACTTCATTGCTATGGAAGCCAAAGGCACTTATTCCCCACGGCCAGATTTATTCAGGTCCCGAGGTGACTGGTATGCTGTTTGGTGTAAAGCAACCCAGGTCTATCACATAGCCATGTCTGCTATTGCAAAAAGCACTATCGAACTCAATAGCCTCACGGTATTTAGAAGCCCAATACGCTCAGCCATTCCAACCAACGAAATAACCGCCCATATGCTCACCCTCGACAAAGCCGCTTGTACCTTTACCTCGGGCCAGTCGATCAAGAACTTTTCAATCGATCTATCAACGCGAGTAGATGCCAATTCAGAGAGGCTATCGAAACGGAAAGCCGAAATGGAAAGATGGGAGCGTGAAACCCGCCGAAGCTGGCACGGACTCAGGCCGGGGGCTCTTCTTGCGAGTCATGATCCCGAAGTGAACTTTGAGAACAACTATCCTGGCGTCGCTCGATTACTGCAGAACATGCCAAACCTAGAGACCTTGACCCTTAAGCTCCGTTGTACAGTGATTGGGGATGTAAGCCTATACCATCGGCTGTTTGAATACATTGCTAGCAAGGTCCGTCTTCGACGGCTGAGGAGACTCCATCTGCTCGGTATCTACGCCACTTCAGACTCCCTGCTAGAATTCCTACGCAACCATCCCGATCTTGAAATCCTGTGGCTCGAGAAAGTGAACCTTGTCTCTGGGTTATGGGAGCCTGTCTTCACGCAAATCAGGAAGATGCCGTCTTTGACGAGGGTTGTTTTGGCGAGTATTTCCGAGGCAGGACAGGCTTTGAATCTAAGGCCAGCCGAAGACAATGACGACCGCAGTGACCCGAGCAATACAAATTACTATTTGTGTACAAGGGGTGTCTTTGTTCACAGACGTGAATTTGACGCTTGTGACATCCAGAAGGGATTTCAGTTCAGCACAGAGTATCAGGGTGCACCCCAGGGAACACATGGATTCACTTCGTTTCTTGTATTTGACCAGGAACATTATGGACTTCCTTAA
- a CDS encoding uncharacterized protein (COG:S;~EggNog:ENOG410PFWF;~InterPro:IPR007461,IPR033643;~PFAM:PF04366) yields the protein MPLHNPLPSSLRSECEKAAQIINSFTDPDGFNSPGRTIPQKLLASAKGLAILTVAKAGFLGSVRLGSGILVARLPDGSWSAPSAIASVGGGFGGQIGVELTDFVFILQSDHAVQTFAKLGSLTLGLNVSLAVGPVGRSGEIAGVVSTGGVMGIFSFAQTKGLFGGVSAEGGIIFENRLANRKLYGDIVKARELLSGDIPPPVEANRLMQALQSDVFSGHRSNFDCEQASKEPPAETVAMPPQSPSSEVAERVAVMSSVAPSEIHEAPPSEVSPVESPSVAGAPQRPVELPGSIQELDSTPAQPRPADQHSPVSAISTTHNP from the exons ATGCCTCTTCACAACCCGCTTCCCTCATCTTTACGAA GCGAATGCGAAAAAGCAGCTCAGATCATCAACTCTTTCACAGATCCCGATGGCTTCAATAGCCCGGGACGTACCATCCCACAAAAGCTACTCGCTAGTGCCAAG ggcctcgccatcctcacAGTCGCCAAAGCCGGGTTCCTAGGGTCAGTGCGCCTTGGCTCTGGTATCCTCGTTGCACGTCTACCCGACGGGTCCTGGTCCGCCCCATCAGCCATCGCGTCCGTGGGAGGTGGCTTCGGTGGACAAATCGGTGTCGAATTGACAGATTTCGTATTCATACTGCAGAGCGACCATGCCGTGCAAACGTTTGCAAAGCTGGGAAGCCTAACTCTGGGGCTCAACGTCTCACTGGCAGTGGGACCGGTCGGACGCAGTGGAGAGATTGCGGGTGTCGTAAGCACTGGTGGTGTCATGGGGATATTCTCATTCGCACAAACCAAAGGCCTCTTTGGTGGCGTGAGTGCAGAAGGAGGCATTATCTTTGAAAACAGGCTCGCGAACCGAAAACTGTATGGGGATATTGTCAAGGCACGGGAACTGCTAAGCGGCGACATCCCTCCGCCTGTCGAGGCCAACAGGCTTATGCAGGCGTTGCAATCCGATGTCTTCTCTGGTCATAGGTCAAATTTCGATTGTGAACAGGCATCAAAAGAGCCACCTGCGGAGACGGTTGCCATGCCACCGCAGTCACCCTCGTCTGAGGTGGCTGAACGAGTTGCTGTAATGTCGTCTGTGGCGCCTAGCGAAATTCATGAGGCACCGCCATCGGAGGTCTCTCCTGTCGAGTCACCGTCAGTAGCAGGGGCACCGCAGAGGCCAGTTGAGCTGCCTGGTTCGATCCAAGAGCTGGACTCCACGCCTGCACAGCCCAGACCTGCGGATCAGCATAGCCCCGTTTCTGCTATCTCCACTACTCACAATCCTTGA
- a CDS encoding acylglycerol lipase (BUSCO:EOG092638EN;~COG:I;~EggNog:ENOG410PREB;~InterPro:IPR022742,IPR029058;~MEROPS:MER0036114;~PFAM:PF12697,PF12146): protein MADITITESEFKLADGTVLYQKTWSPAAPKAKLVHFHGFSDHINSYNNFFPLLARRGIYCTGIDERGWGRSAPKKSDRGNTGPTSLVLADMAAVIKDQQTNVFPELPLFINGHSMGGGLVATLASTKEYQPLVSSLRGIMLSAPLMGLTPEQTPSWITVFVGRLAGKLLPRFQLVEKMRVETLVRDPAVQKSLAEDPLNHATGTLEMFANMLDRMMELDQGKLTLVDGVQSVFLAHGTGDNCTSYDASKRWYERETARFPETAKMHKSYDGWSHVLHADLPETYPIYAEDMATWILEKSEA from the exons ATGGCAGACATCACGATAACAGAGAGCGAGTTTAAACTCGCGGACGGAACCGTCCTCTACCAGAAGACCTGGTCG CCCGCTGCCCCCAAGGCCAAACTAGTACATTTTCATGGCTTCAGCGACCACATCAACAGCTACAATaacttctttcccttgctaGCACGCCGTGGTATCTACTGCACAGGTATCGACGAGCGTGGCTGGGGCCGATCGGCCCCGAAAAAGTCCGACCGGGGAAACACAGGGCCTACCTCCTTGGTCCTGGCCGACATGGCCGCCGTCATCAAGGACCAGCAGACCAACGTCTTCCCTGAGCTCCCCCTGTTTATCAATGGTCACTCCATGGGTGGTGGATTGGTGGCTACTCTCGCCTCGACCAAGGAGTATCAGCCGCTCGTGTCCTCACTTCGTGGGATTATGCTTTCGGCTCCGTTGATGGGTCTCACTCCCGAGCAGACTCCTAGCTGGATCACGGTATTCGTGGGCCGGCTGGCAGGCAAGCTTCTCCCCCGCTTCCAGCTCGTGGAGAAAATGCGGGTAGAGACACTGGTGCGCGATCCGGCAGTGCAAAAGAGCCTTGCAGAGGACCCGTTGAACCATGCCACGGGCACACTCGAGATGTTTGCCAATATGCTGGACCGCATGATGGAGCTGGATCAGGGCAAGTTGACCCTTGTTGATGGAGTGCAGTCGGTTTTTCTCGCCCACGGAACTGGGGATAACTGCACCAGTTACGATGCGAGTAAGAGATGGTATGAGCGCGAGACGGCTCGTTTCCCTGAAACAGCGAAGATGCACAAGTCCTACGATGGATGGAGCCATGTTTTGCATGCCGATCTGCCGGAGACTTACCCGATTTATGCGGAGGATATGGCTACCTGGATCCTTGAAAAGTCTGAGGCTTAG